One genomic window of Vidua macroura isolate BioBank_ID:100142 chromosome 16, ASM2450914v1, whole genome shotgun sequence includes the following:
- the MOSMO gene encoding modulator of smoothened protein isoform X1, with product MDKLTIISGCLFLAADIFAIASLANPDWINTGESAGALTVGLVRQCQTIHGRDRTCIPPRLPPEWVTTLFFIIMGIISLTVTCGLLVASHWRREATKYARWIAFTGMILFCMAALIFPIGFYINEVGGQPYKLPNNTVVGSSYVLFVLSIFFTIVGLLFAGKVCLPG from the exons ATGGACAAACTGACCATCATCTCAGGATGCCTTTTCCTGGCTGCCGACATCTTCGCCATCGCCAGCCTGGCGAACCCGGACTGGATCAACACCGGCGAGTCCGCGG GTGCTCTCACAGTTGGCCTTGTGCGACAGTGTCAAACCATCCATGGACGTGACAGGACCTGTATTCCTCCACGGCTGCCTCCCGAGTGGGTCACTACGTTATTTTTCATCATAATGGGAATCATTTCACTAACTGTCACATGTGGTTTGCTGGTGGCTTCCCACTGGCGAAGAGAAGCTACTAAATATGCCCGCTGGATAGCTTTCACTGGAA tgaTTCTATTCTGTATGGCAGCCCTAATATTTCCAATAGGATTTTACATCAATGAAGTTGGAGGTCAACCATATAAATTACCCAATAACACAGTGGTTGGATCTTCGTATGTACTGTTTGTCTTATCCATTTTCTTTACAATAGTGGGACTTCTATTTGCTGGCAAAGTCTGTTTACCTGGCTGA
- the MOSMO gene encoding modulator of smoothened protein isoform X2 encodes MYHQVLEPLTDGDTHRSEKLEIWPRRGSVQGALTVGLVRQCQTIHGRDRTCIPPRLPPEWVTTLFFIIMGIISLTVTCGLLVASHWRREATKYARWIAFTGMILFCMAALIFPIGFYINEVGGQPYKLPNNTVVGSSYVLFVLSIFFTIVGLLFAGKVCLPG; translated from the exons ATGTACCATCAGGTCCTAGAG cCTCTGACTGATGGAGATACACACAGATCTGAAAAACTGGAGATATGGCCAAGAAGAGGATCTGTGCAGG GTGCTCTCACAGTTGGCCTTGTGCGACAGTGTCAAACCATCCATGGACGTGACAGGACCTGTATTCCTCCACGGCTGCCTCCCGAGTGGGTCACTACGTTATTTTTCATCATAATGGGAATCATTTCACTAACTGTCACATGTGGTTTGCTGGTGGCTTCCCACTGGCGAAGAGAAGCTACTAAATATGCCCGCTGGATAGCTTTCACTGGAA tgaTTCTATTCTGTATGGCAGCCCTAATATTTCCAATAGGATTTTACATCAATGAAGTTGGAGGTCAACCATATAAATTACCCAATAACACAGTGGTTGGATCTTCGTATGTACTGTTTGTCTTATCCATTTTCTTTACAATAGTGGGACTTCTATTTGCTGGCAAAGTCTGTTTACCTGGCTGA